A genomic window from Silene latifolia isolate original U9 population chromosome Y, ASM4854445v1, whole genome shotgun sequence includes:
- the LOC141631406 gene encoding uncharacterized protein LOC141631406, translating into MVYDFNGQHEREPLWDSLRKNSNLVNGPWAIARDFNCVLNASERVGGNTPAGEMEPFRRCIADCGVVDVAAVGALFSWNNKQKPEERIYSRIDRFLVNQDWCNSFSDIYAHFLPEGLMDHTPCLLKSTNHSQGKRNFKYYNMWGGSEKFIPLVRENWDLWFHFGTPMFRLAKNLKATILQKKVEGLQERINRDPTNVQKITEEYEASLHLQELAKARESFVAQKSKHKWIKDGDANTSYFHGLLKRRRNMNNVAMIEDMNGKVCDTKEQIQKAFIDYYQLLLGSSKETKKIHRRIIAQGSVCTADHWHILRKPLTGEEIKEALFSIPDIKSPGPDGYTSKFFKDAWGEIGGDVIRAVQDFFQSRQLLKKFNSTNVTLIPKCDRPKSVLQFRPIACCNVVYKVISKLLCSYASSKPDFHYHPMCKKQSLTSLMFADDVMLFSKGDATSMMLLLQSFSTFSNASELQTTRLWKQDCECLVDKICARIHGYGARKFSYAGRLVIVKSVLNSLHSYWASMFVLPKGIIKRIEAVCRNFLWDNSADYRRAPLVGWDTICRPKDEGGLGIKDQESWNKAMVGRLVDWVATQRDSIWVNWVQSNYLKGQEWMEYKPSSNSSWVWRRICKVKEEMRNGYVNGEWSVQPGGYSPAGCYDWFRGTRPRIQWDKAVWNGWTIPKHQFLGWMVAHKALNTAERLVRFGVIIEDKCYLCGIASETIEHLFCECPYSRRVVLELNRNTTWTFPVRDLVEWCSFRTGTGLQKGVQNAIVMSLMYRMAKERNRSRNEMTLLRPERVAGLMEKIKSSGTVERTLFNLAYSYRNRFSGCSVQLLRTFYAKLNKDEAARMEAVKGIRRVMRGRDCIFDV; encoded by the exons ATGGTGTATGACTTCAATGGACAACATGAGAGAGAGCCACTGTGGGATAGCTTGAGGAAGAAttcgaatttggtaaatgggccATGGGCAATTGCAAGAGACTTCAACTGTGTACTGAATGCATCAGAGAGAGTAGGGGGTAATACTCCAGCTGGTGAAATGGAACCTTTTAGAAGATGTATTGCAGATTGTGGGGTGGTGGATGTTGCTGCAGTAGGAGCCTTATTTAGCTGGAACAATAAGCAGAAGCCTGAGGAACGTATATATAGTAGAATTGATAGGTTCTTGGTCAATCAAGACTGGTGTAACTCCTTTTCTGATATATATGCTCACTTTTTGCCTGAGGGTTTGATGGATCACACGCCATGCCTATTAAAGAGCACTAATCACAGTCAGGGTAAAAGGAATTTCAAATATTACAACATGTGGGGTGGTTCAGAGAAGTTCATTCCTTTGGTGAGGGAGAATTGGGATCTTTGGTTTCACTTTGGTACACCCATGTTTAGACTGGCAAAAAATTTGAAAG CTACTATACTACAGAAAAAGGTGGAGGGGTTGCAGGAACGGATTAACAGGGATCCTACTAATGTGCAAAAGATCACTGAAGAATATGAAGCCTCTCTTCATCTGCAGGAGCTAGCTAAGGCCAGGGAAAGTTTTGTTGCTCAAAAGTCTAAGCATAAATGGATAAAGGATGGGGATGCAAATACTTCATACTTTCATGGTCTGCTGAAAAGGAGAAGGAATATGAACAATGTTGCTATGATTGAGGACATGAATGGCAAGGTGTGTGATACTAAGGAGCAAATTCAGAAGGCTTTTATTGATTATTATCAACTTCTACTTGGATCAAGTAAAGAGACTAAGAAGATCCATAGGAGAATCATTGCTCAAGGATCTGTTTGTACTGCTGATCACTGGCATATCCTAAGGAAACCTTTAACTGGGGAGGAGATTAAAGAAGCCCTATTTAGTATTCCTGATATAAAATCACCAGGGCCAGATGGTTACACGAGTAAGTTTTTCAAAGATGCTTGGGGGGAGATAGGAGGGGATGTTATAAGAGCAGTTCAAGATTTTTTCCAAAGCAGGCAACTTCTCAAGAagtttaactccacgaatgttacACTTATTCCTAAGTGTGACAGGCCAAAGAGTGTACTCCAATTCAGACcaattgcttgttgtaatgttgTATACAAGGTTATATCAAAGCTGCTTTGTTCC TATGCTTCATCAAAGCCTGATTTTCACTACCATCCTATGTGCAAGAAACAAAGTCTCACTAGtcttatgtttgctgatgatgtcaTGCTCTTCAGTAAAGGGGATGCCACTTCTATGATGTTGTTGTTACAGTCCTTTTCTACCTTTTCTAATGCTTCTGAACTGCAA ACTACAAGACTCTGGAAGCAAGATTGTGAGTGTCTTGTGGATAAAATTTGTGCGAGGATACATGGGTATGGGGCAAGAAAATTCTCTTATGCAGGAAGGTTAGTCATAGTCAAGAGTGTGCTTAATTCTCTTCATTCTTACTGGGCATCTATGTTTGTTCTCCCCAAAGGAATCATCAAAAGGATTGAAGCAGTTTGTAGGAACTTCCTTTGGGATAACTCAGCAGATTACAGGAGGGCTCCTCTTGTGGGATGGGACACTATTTGTAGACCTAAAGATGAAGGTGGTTTGGGGATTAAAGACCAGGAATCTTGGAATAAGGCAATGGTAGGAAGACTGGTGGACTGGGTTGCTACACAAAGGGACTCTATCTGGGTTAACTGGGTGCAAAGTAACTATCTTAAGGGTCAGGAGTGGATGGAATACAAGCCTAGTTCGAACTCAAGTTGGGTTTGGAGGAGAATATGCAAGGTTAAGGAAGAAATGAGGAATGGTTATGTTAATGGGGAGTGGAGTGTTCAACCAGGAGGGTACTCGCCTGCTGGTTGCTATGACTGGTTCAGAGGAACAAGGCCAAGAATTCAATGGGATAAGGCAGTTTGGAATGGGTGGACAATTCCCAAGCATCAATTCTTGGGATGGATGGTTGCTCATAAAGCCCTGAATACAGCTGAGAGACTAGTCAGGTTTGGAGTGATCATTGAAGATAAATGCTACCTGTGTGGCATAGCTTCTGAAACAATTGAGCACTTGTTTTGTGAGTGTCCTTATAGTAGAAGAGTGGTGCTGGAGCTGAACAGGAACACGACCTGGACATTCCCTGTCAGGGACTTGGTTGAATGGTGCAGTTTCAGAACAGGCACGGGGCTTCAGAAGGGAGTGCAAAATGCCATAGTGATGAGCCTGATGTATCGTATggcaaaagagagaaatagaagCAGGAATGAGATGACTCTGCTTAGGCCTGAAAGGGTGGCAG GTTTAATGGAAAAGATCAAGTCAAGTGGTACCGTTGAACGTACATTATTCAATCTCGCCTACTCCTA CCGGAATCGTTTTAGTGGCTGCTCTGTGCAGTTGTTGCGCACCTTCTATGCGAAGTTGAATAAAGATGAGGCTGCCAGAATGGAAG CTGTCAAAGGAATTCGCCGTGTGATGCGGGGTCGAGACTGTATTTTTGATGTCTAA